Proteins encoded within one genomic window of Setaria italica strain Yugu1 chromosome IV, Setaria_italica_v2.0, whole genome shotgun sequence:
- the LOC101773090 gene encoding uncharacterized protein LOC101773090, with amino-acid sequence MGSAATSLGFLLLTVNSIMAIHRSWGDAMAAIFVIGSYAVLVLLFYCLRWLERAPPGSAAEDRARAGVWVTTMFLTAMISCGVVPVMPGLMAAAVWLIVR; translated from the coding sequence ATGGGCTCAGCGGCTACGTCCCTGGGGTTCCTGCTCCTCACCGTCAACTCGATCATGGCGATCCACAGGTCATGGGGCGACGCCATGGCGGCGATCTTCGTGATCGGGTCGTACGCCGTCCTCGTCCTGCTCTTCTACTGCCTGCGGTGGCTGGAGAGGGCGCCTCCTGGTTCAGCCGCCGAGGACCGGGCGAGGGCTGGCGTCTGGGTCACCACCATGTTCCTCACAGCCATGATTTCTTGCGGGGTCGTCCCGGTGATGCCGGGGCTCATGGCCGCCGCTGTCTGGTTGATCGTCCGGTGA
- the LOC101773498 gene encoding uncharacterized protein LOC101773498 has protein sequence MAGSTATADPSDRHHHQGPAAAPATTTPRRSSRRLTLSSVAILVILALNLGLCVRRVRDDRAAVAFVGASHLNLLLLFGAIRRFELSPPGSPARGRARLAVWLLTATLTAAFTWKIGAMLPLGFAVAAWVMAAATVIGGFYMLFLHGEK, from the coding sequence atgGCGggcagcaccgccaccgccgacccctccgatcgccaccaccaccagggccccgccgcggcgccggcgaccaccaCCCCACGCCGCAGTAGCCGCCGCCTCACCCTCTCCTCCGTGGCGATCCTCGTCATCCTCGCCCTCAACCTCGGGCTCTGCGTCCGCCGCGTCCGCGACGACCGCGCCGCGGTGGCCTTCGTCGGCGCCTCCCACCTCAACCTGCTCCTCCTCTTCGGCGCGATCCGCCGCTTCGAGCTCTCGCCGCCCGGGTCCCCGGCGCGCGGCCGTGCCAGGCTCGCCGTGTGGCTCCTGACCGCGACCCTCACCGCCGCATTCACATGGAAGATCGGCGCGATGCTGCCCCTGGGCTTCGCGGTCGCAGCCTGGGTCATGGCGGCGGCCACAGTTATTGGTGGGTTCTACATGCTCTTCCTCCATGGCGAGAAGTGA
- the LOC101772681 gene encoding uncharacterized protein LOC101772681 has translation MANNPPKPSSDPQRDPAAPAATPRRNRRLPWVTVAILLGLAVNLALCVRRVGGDDRRAVAFVGFSHLNLLLLFGAIRHFEVSPHGSPARGRARLAVWLLTTTLTAAFTWKIGAMVPLGFAVAAWIMAAATVLGGFYMMFLHGEK, from the coding sequence ATGGCCAACAATCCGCCGAAACCATCCTCTGATCCCCAGCGCGatcccgcggcgccggcggccactcCACGCCGCAACCGCCGTCTCCCCTGGGTCACCGTGGCGatcctcctcggcctcgccgtcaACCTCGCGCTCTGCGtccgccgcgtcggcggcgacgaccgcCGCGCGGTCGCCTTCGTCGGGTTCTCCCACCTCAACCTGCTGCTCCTCTTCGGCGCGATCCGCCACTTCGAGGTCTCGCCGCACGGGTCCccggcgcgcggccgcgccaGGCTCGCCGTGTGGCTGCTCACCACGACGCTCACCGCCGCCTTCACCTGGAAGATCGGCGCGATGGTGCCCCTGGGCTTCGCGGTCGCGGCGTGGATCATGGCCGCCGCGACCGTCCTCGGCGGGTTCTACATGATGTTCCTCCATGGCGAGAAGTGA